A region of the Dehalococcoidia bacterium genome:
GAATCCGTGGCCAACATCGTCAAGCACAAGCACACGGGTGCCGCCCCTGGGCGTTCGTCCGAAGTCCAGTTTCATCGTCCACGCCGCCTTGGGACGTTCCACCCGGTCTGGAGACGAGAGCGTCTTTTCAAGGCGCCTCTCTCGCAACTTCGCCTTGCGCGCCACTTTCTTTGCGCGTCGACGGTAGAAGTCGTGCGTAGTCGAGGTCTCAGTGCGAAGCGCGGTCTGCTTCGTCTGGGCGATGTCTTTCTCTATCCTTCGCCTCTCAGCCTCCTGGTCCTTCCAGGCCGCAGTCTGCTTCTCTACTTCGCTCTCTTTCGCCGACCTGTAATCCGAGTAGTTGCCCGGATACGCAGCGAGGCCGGGGTGCTGGCTGTCGAGCTCCAGGATGCCAGTCACCGCGCCGTCCAGGAAGGTTCGATCGTGGGACACGATCACGGCTGCGCCCTCGTATCCGGACAGATACTCCTCCAGCCACTCCAGCGCCTCGATGTCGAGATGATTGGTCGGCTCGTCGAGCAGCAGGACATCGGGGGCGGACACGATTATGCTCGCAAGTCCAGCCCTCGTTCGCTGTCCTCCACTGAGAATGGAGAGAGGCGTGACGCTCGGTACGCCTCCGAGGTCCAGTCCCTGGAGCACGACAGCTATGCGCTGCTCGACATCATAGCCGCCGAGCACCGCGAACTCATCGGACGCAGTGCCGTACTCCTCTAACAGGCCATCCAACTCCGTGCCAGTGGCGCGGGACATGCTCTCCTCGATCCTGAGCAGCTCCTGGTGGGCCCTGGTGTGGTCTTCAAGACCTCGACGCACCGCCTCACCAAGCGTCTGGGCCGAGTCGACCTCAAACCCCTGCGGCAGCCACGCAGCGGATGTGGCTGAGCCGAGGATGACACGTCCGGTGTCGGCCTGCTCCTCGCCCGCGACGATTCGAAGCAGCGTCGACTTGCCCGAGCCGTTGGGACCGATCAGACCCAAGCGTTCCCCGGGATTCACCACGAACGATACATCTTCGAGGATGACTTCTGATCCGTAGCTCTTTGAGATGTTAACGACTTGCAACATTTTCGACCCAGGGGCGTTGGCGGTGAAGGCCATTATGCTAGCACGTCAGAAGCGACGACGAATGGTGGTCCACCATGATGACAACTCCGCCATCAGTCCATATATTTTTGCCATCGTCTCCATTTACCCACTATATGACTGAACCTCAAGGCAATAACCCGAAAGGAGTGGTCTATGGAGGTTTTTGACGCCCTGTTCTCTGTCGGTCTGCTCCTGGTGGTGGCCAAGCTACTGGAGGGGCTGTTCAAACGGATTGGCATCAGTTCGATCTTCGCCTACGCCATCGCTGGAGTACTTCTGGGGCCTGTGACCGGCCTGGTGGAACCCAACAGGGACATTCAACTCCTGCTGAACATCGGCATCTTCGTCTTCTTCTTCCTGGTGGGCCTGGACGAGTTGGACATCTCCGGCTTCCTGTCTGCGATACGGGGACGGCTCTTCGTTGCCGCCGTCCTTTCAGTTGCGATCTCCGTGGTGGTGACCACCGACGTCCTGTTCGATGTGGGATTGGATCTCGCCTTTACCGATGCAATGGCCGTGGCCGGTGTGCTGTCGCTCTCCAGCCTGGGCATCGTGGCCAAGGTGTTGATAGACGAAGAGCGGCTCAAGGACCCGGTAGGGATACAGATCTTCACCGGCGTGGTGATCGCAGAGCTGCTGGTCCTCTTCATAGTAGGGTTTGCCATCAGCGAACACGCCTTCCTCGAGGAGGAAGGACAACTGAGCGTAGTTACCAGCGTGCTTCTTCTCGTAGGTGAACTGGCCGCATTCACCATTGTCATGTGGCTGGTCTGCAACAAGGTCGTCCCACGTGTGTTGGTGCTGCTGCACCGGGTGTTGCAGGTGCAGCAGCTTTCGTACGGTCTGCTGCTGGGCGGACTGTTCCTGGTCATCGTGATAGCCGAAGAGGTCGGGCTCCATGGCTCGATAGGCGCCCTGCTGTTTGGCGCGGCCCTCTCGCCGCTGCCCTACCAGCTGAGGCACGACTCCATGCCAGGGATGAGGAGCACGGCGGAAGGGCTCTTCGTACCCCTCTTCTTTGCCTCTGCTGGACTGAACTTAAGCCTGGACTTCCTGGAGTTGAATCCCGGTTTCATAGCGGCGTTGATCTTCGTGCCCCTGGCCGCCAAGTTCGCCGGCGCCTTCATCAGCGCCTACGTTACCCGGCTGGATTCCCCATTCGCCGTGGCAAGCGGATTGATGGCCAAGGGCGTGGCAGAGATCGCCTTACTCCTGGTCATGCTGCACGCACATGTCATCAACGAGGCCCTCTTCTCGCTGCTGGTTGTGATCATGTTTGGCTACATTTTGCTGACGCCCATTGGGATCAGCTACGCAGTAAGAAGGGTCAAACATCCTGATGACGCTGCCGAAGACAGTGACATCCCCCACATGATGGACCGCTTTGTGCTGGACGGTATCCACGTAAAGGACGTGATCGACGATACGCGGATCTACCCGGACCAGTCCATCAGTGTGCGGAGTTTCGTGGAACAACTGGACTACCTCAGAACAGCATGACTATTTGGTGGTGGACGGCTCCGACCTGGCCGGTATAGTTTCACTGAACTTCCTGAGGTACCTTCCCAGGAGCCAGTGGGCCAGTACCTCGCTGGTGGAATTCATGCGGCAGAGCACGCTGACAGCTGACCCGGATGAGCTTGTGGAGGACACGCTTCAGCGAATGCAGGAGAGCTCGGTTTCGGTGTTGCCCGTGATCGACCCCGATACCGGAGAATTCCAGGGGTCCATCACCAGCTATGAGATCCTGGAAATGATTCTCCTGACGGCTGGCGGTAGGGACATCTAGGGCATTTCACATTCTTCCCGCGAGTTCCCTGTATTCCCAAATGGGCTGAGACTGGTAAGTATTCGAGGTTTTCACCCTCACCCCCGTATCAAGTACGGGGCAGGCTCCAGCCCTCTCCCATCAAGGGAGATGGGGCCTGTTGGCTGAAGTTCATGCCTGTCGGAATACACTTTACCTACTCCTGTCAGCCCCTTCGACAAGCTCAGGGCGAACGTACTGTCGATTTACCTACCCCTATAAGCCCCGGTGAGGAAAAGGGTAGGATGTGGGTGGCGAGAAGCCCACTGTCACCGAGAGGGGAAACACATGCAGGACCTGGTAACGGCCGAGTGGAACGACGCGATCGAGGCCATAGAACACTGCTACGAGATGGGGTGGACTGACGGTCTGCCGGTCATTCCGCCCACGCTTTATCGAGTGCAGGAGTTCATGGACGTCGCCGGACGTCCCGCGGACGAAGTCCTCGGCTCGATACCGGAGCGCAGGCGCGAGGTGACTGTTGCCAAGACCGCCGCGAACGCTGTCATGGCCGGCTGCCTGCCAGAGTACTTCCCTGTCGTGCTGGCCGCGACAGAGGCGATGCTGGACCCGGAGTTCAATCTCATCGCTCCCTCGTCCAGCCAGGGCGGCGCGGCGGTGCTGGTGATCGTCAATGGACCCGTCGCGGAAGAGATCGGCATGAACTCGGGGGCAAACCTGTTCGGGCCCGGCAACCGGGCCAACGCAACGATTGGGCGGGCGATACGTCTCATCCTGATGAACGCATGCGCGTCCATACCCGGGCTGTTCGACCGAACGGTAATCGGACATCCCGGCAAGTACACGTACTGCATCGCCGAGAACGAGTCCGACTCCGACTGGCTGCCTCTGCACGTGGAGCGTGGGCTCAGTCCGGACCAGAGCGCGGTCACGGTGTTCGCGTCGTGGGAGCCGCGACAGGTGCGCTCCGCGGCGTACTCGCAGGAGGTGGTGCTGGACACCGTGGCTGACGTCGCCTCGGTCCTCGGTTCGTCCCTTGCGTCGTCGGACTCGGTGGGAGACGACTCCACCCCTGTCCGGCAGGGTCAGCTCGTGGTGACAATCGGGGGAGCCGCAGACTTCTGGGGGACCTGGACGAAACAAGACGTTCGCGAGTATCTCCATCCCAGAATTGGCCGATCGATAGCCGACCTGAAGATCGTCAGGGTGCTGGAGGGCGACGTTGGACCGCAGGACTACCAGGTCTTCGCCAACTTCGTTCCCGAGCCTGACGACATCCTGGTTGTGAGGGCAGGCTCGCCCGAGGCGACGGGATACCGCTGCTCGGTCATATTAAGCGAGCTGCCCAAGGTGGCGTCCATGGCCGTAACGAGGGCAGTGTGAGGGGCGCTTCGCGCCGAGGAGAGAGCGGAGAGGAGTGAGGAGTGAGATTTCCTCGTCCCACTTCGTACCAGAACTGATGCAATCTTCCCAATCGCTCATCGTTGGCCAACTATCTCCGGAACGCCTGCGCGACGTAGTCGATGACCTGAAGCGCGACGATCCGCTGGCTCCGGTGACGGTCGTAGGCCCGTCCAACTACGCCAACCTGTCGCTGAGGCACGACTTCGCACGCGTCGGTTTCGTAAACGTCAGGTTCATGGTGTTTTCGCGGCTCGCGGAGTTCCTTGGCGCGCCGCGCATGGCGAGCGAGGGTCGCGCTCCCCTTACGCGAGTCATCGAGAACGCAGCCGTCCGGTCCGCAGCAAGCGAGGCCGTGGGACCACTTGGCGACCTGAGGGAACACTCGTCCACCCTGCGCAGCCTCAAGCAGGCATTTCGAGGCCTGAGATATGTCTCGAGCACCGCCTTAGACGCTCTCGCCGGTGCCGGGGTGCTGCAGGCCGAGACCGTGAGACTGTACCGGCAGTTCAGACTCGACACAGCAGAATTCTATGACGACGAGGACCTGGCACGAGCCGCTGCCGTATCTGTCGATGATCAACCGACTGCCGGATTCGAGGACATCGGCGCGATCGTGTTCTACTTGCCGCGTGATCTCACACCCGGACAGGTGGCGCTAATCGATGCGCTGGCCAGACGACAACGGTGTGTCGTGATGCTCGGACTCACGGACGACCCCGCTGCCAACGAGCCACTGGATGGGCTGGCTAAGCGACTGTCGCCATTTCTGAGAGCGTCGCAAATCGACGTAGTGAACCCTCTCCCAGAGGGAGCTGACAGGAGTGTGTATCTCGCAGACCGTCATTCCCGCGAAGGCGGGAATCCAGGGGCTGGGGCCGTCCTTCGACAAGCTCAGGACGAACGAATTGACGGTTTACCTGCCCCCGTGAGCCCGGAGGGAGAGAAAGCCGATACACATCTGCTGGTCGCATCTGACCCTCACCAGGAGATCAGGTGGATAATCCGGCAGATCGTCAGTCGAGCGCACGATGGGATGCCATTCGGCCGGATGGCAGTGCTGTACCGCAAGTCCGACTACGGCAAGATCATCGCTGAGGAGATGGATCTGGCCGGCATACCCATCGCAGGGCCGGACCGCACTACTCTTGCCGAGACTGCCGTGGGACGGACCCTGGTTGGCCTCATGGAGCTGGCCGACAGCGATCTTCGACGCGGGCAAGTCGCCTCGTGGCTGACAGGATGCCCGGTCAGGTCGCCCTCCCGAGAGATTCGGCTGAACCCGAGCAGGTGGGACAAGCTGTCGAAAGAGGTGGGAATCGTCCGTGGCATCGAACAGTGGAGAGACAGGCTGGACAAGTACGCTGCGGGGCTTGAGGAGTCGATCTCCGACCCAGAAAAGGCTGAGGAGATGTCGGAGGGGAGGCTGCGAAGCATGAGCTCGCAGGCCAAGTCGGCGAGGGATATGCTCGCTTTCATCGGGCACCTCCACGACGATATTCAGCCGCCGAATGAAGGCGCGTCGTGGGCCGACTTTTCGGCGTGGGCTCGCCGGCTGGTCGACGACTATGTGTCCAGGGGGACAGGCACTCCAGAGCACGAGTTGGATGCGTTAGAGAGAGTCCAGGACATACTTTCGGAGTTGACCGCCGCGGGTGCGGTCGCACCGGACCCTACACTTCAGGTATTTCGCGAGGACCTGTACGAGGCGCTGCAGGCTTCTGCCGGACGCCTGGGCGAGATGGGAAGAGGCGTGTTTGTCGCCCGGTTCCGGGACGCGGCCGGAATGCGATTCGACGCCGTGTACATGGTCGGAATGATCGAGGGAGCGGTGCCGCCCGCGCTGGGAGACGATCCGCTGGTCCCAGAGTCAGCGCGACACCGCGCCGGGGGCTCGTCTGCTGGATTCGACATGCCGCAGGACGCCAGGGCCAGAGAGCGACTCGACTACCTTTACGCGCTCGACAGCGCGCCTGACAGGACTCTGTCGGTCTCATTGGCAGACCTATCCGCGGGACGAGAGCAGCACGCGTCCAGGTGGCTGCTCGAACAGGCGGCGAAACTTAGCGGGGCGCGGGTGACCGCATCCGAGTTGCAGCGCATGGGAGGCAGTGACTGGCTGACCGTTGTTCCCTCGGCAGAGTCCGGACTGCTGGATGGCGCAGCGATAGATGCCTCCGATTTGCTCGACTACGACTTGCGCCACCTGGTCCGCTGGGAGAGGGCAGGCCAGCGCGTGTCCCAACACCCGTTTGCCACTGGCACAATCCTCAGCAGAACTCTGGAACTGGGAAGAGCGCGGAACAGCCGGGACTTCACCCAGTGGGATGGCAACGGTTCGTCTGTCGCTCGTGAGTCCAGTTATGCCAGCTACACCCTCAACAGGGCGCTGTCCCCGACGCGACTCGAACGCTGGGCTGCGTGCCCGTTCAGCTACTTCCTCGGAAATGTGCTCAGGATCGGTTCAATTGAGACCCCGGAGGATGTGTTCTCGATATCGGCCCTTGAACGCGGCAGCCTGATCCACAACATCCTGGATGAGTTTATGAGGCGCGTGGCTGAGTCTGGAACGATGCCCCAGCCTCACGAGGCCTGGAGCGCCGATCACAGGGCGGTGCTCATGAAGGTCGCCCATGAGCGATTCTCCAAGGCCGAGGCTGACGGCGTTACAGGAAGGCCTGTGATGTGGGAGCTGGAGAGGGCACAGGTCCTGGCCGACCTCGACACATTCCTGGAGCGGGACGACGCTCACAGGGCTAGATTTGAGGTGACACCAAAGGAGTTCGAGGTCAAGTTCGGATTGCCAGAAGGCCACTGGCAGGAGGCGGTATGGAGTCTCGATGACGGCGAGCGGGTGCGATTCAGGGGTATTATCGACCGCGTCGACGTCTCCTCAGACGGTCGCACTGCGCTGGTCATCGACTACAAGACAGGGAGCTCTTGGCAATACAATGGTCTCGAAAACGACCCCACAGACAAGGGCAAAAAGCTCCAGCTAGGGGTGTACGCACTGGCTGCACAGCGCGGCCTTGCGAACGTCGATAACGTAAGCTCAGCGTACTGGTTCGTGACGACGCGCGGATCGTTCGCGCTCGCTCCAAAGGAGCCCGTCGATGGCAGCTCCGACGAGGTACGCAACAGGCTCGGTGAGGTAGTCACCAGCATCGTCTCAGGTATCAGGAGTGGTGTGTTCCCAGCCAATCCTGGAGAGCGCACCCGCTTCGGATTCAACAACTGTGCATTCTGCGATTTCGACTCGCTCTGTCCTTCACGGCGTGACCGGACATGGGAGAGCAAACGTGATGATCCGCTGCTGTCCGGTTACCGCGACCTGGTTGGCGAGTAGTGGCATGATGACGGCGTTCACACCCATAGACCAGGCCGCACGTGACAAGATCCGGCTCACGCTGGGCGAGACTATGTTCGTCGAGGCGGGGGCGGGCACCGGCAAGACCACCAGCATGGTGAGCAGGGTCGTCAACCTGATCGGGTCGGGCAAGGCAACAGTAGACAGGGTCGCTGCGATCACCTTCACCAACTCCGCAGCCTCGGAGCTACAGGAGCGCATCAGGGAGGAGCTTGAGAAGGCAGCATCTGATGACGAAGTCGACCAGGCGTGGCGTGACCGTTGCGCTGTTGGAGTCGAGGACATCGACAGGGCGACGTTCACCACGCTGCACAGCTTCGCCGGAGCGATTCTTCGCGAGCGTCCGCTGGAGGCGGGGCTTCCGCCATCGTTCGAGACGATGGACCAGGTCGCCAGCGACCTCGACTTCGACGAGAAGTGGAACGAGTGGCTGGACTGGGCCCTGGACGACTCGGACAATGTCCCGACGTTGCCGGTGGCGCTGTCCCTCGGCCTGCGCCCAGACCAACTCCGAGAGATCGCGCTGGAGTTCCACAAGAACTACGACCTCCTTGAGGGGGTTGTGTTCGACGACACTGCGGTTCACCCTCACCCCAGCCCTCTCCCCCGGATCAAGTCCGGGGCAGGCTCTGAGGGAGAGGAGGCAGCTAAGTTCCATTCTGCTCAGAAGCTCGTTGACGCCGGACCTGAGCTTGAGCGACTGTGCGGCTTCTCGAAGCTGCGAGATGACGACCGGCTCTTCCAGCACGTCCAGTCCAAGCTGTCGTCCATACGACGGCTGAACGAGATGGAGCCGGGGTCGCCCGCCGCTCTCGGAATGCTGTCCAGGCTCATGCCACTTCGCATGAACCGGGGTCGCCAGGGCGACTGGAACACCGATCCGACCTCAGGCGTCAATGCGTGCAAGCAGATGAAGGACTACCTCCAGGAGCTTCATGACGCCGCCGCGATGGAGTTGGACCAGGCCCGGGGCACGTCGCTGCCCCTGATTCTGAGTGCGCTCCGTGATTTCGTAGTCGGCTACGAACAGGAGCGCAAGCGAGAGGGTCGCGCCGGGTATCACGACCTGCTGGTCTGGGCACGGAACCTGCTTCGAGACAACATCAGGGTTCGCGACCACTTCAGGCAGCAGTACACGCACCTGCTGCTCGATGAAGCCCAGGACACCGACCCCATTCAGATGCAGATCGCCATGTTCATCGCCGAGGACGTCCCGGATGGCACGCCACCGGAGTCGCGTCCAACGGACTGGCGCAACGTGAAGCCGGCAGACGGCAGGCTGTTCGTCGTCGGCGATCCCAAGCAGTCAATCTATCGTTTCCGGCGGGCAGACGTCCGCCAGCTCAACACCCTCAGGAGCCGGATGAACCAGACACCGGTCAACCTCGACCAGAATTTCCGGTCGCACCGACCGATCATCGACTGGGTGAACCACCTGTTCAGCAATTGGATGGAAGCCAGCGAGTCACAGGCCGAGTACGTGAGCCTGCGGCACAGGTGGGAAAACGAAACAGGCGACGAAGGTGCGCCATCGGTCTGGGAGCTAGGCGACGCTTTCGATGCACTGATGGGAAAAGTCAGGGCGCTAGAGTGCCAGGGGATCGCGTCAGCCCTCAAGCAGATTACCGGCAGTGGCTGGCAGATTCGATCAGGCGAGAGCAACGGCGCGCCTGAGTACAGGGCGGCCAGGTACTCGGACATCTGCATACTGATGCCGACCCGCACGGGCCTGAGAGACCTCGAGGTCGCTCTCGACGACGCTGGCGTGCCGTACAGGCTGGAGGGCAGCTCGCTAATCTTCGATACGCAGGAGGTCCGCGATCTGCTCAACTGCCTCAGGGCGATCGACGACCCTGAGGATGAGGTCGCGATAGTCGCCGCGCTTCGTTCACCGGCCTTCGCCTGCACCGACGTAGACCTGCTCAGGTACTACGAGTCAGGTGGCCGGTTCGACTATCTAGCTCGTTCGAGTAACCGGCGTGGCCCTGTGGCCGAAGGGTTGGAAGCACTCGGCAGCTACCACGAGCGCAGGATGTGGAGCTCGGTCGCGGCCCTGATAGACGGGTTCGTTCGCGAGCGGCCGCTGATGACCGCCGCGGTCGACCATCCACGCAGGCGTGAGCAGTGGCGCAGGTATCGGTTCATCGTGGCGCAGGCGAGGGCATTCACAGAGGCCGGCGGCGGCTCCCTTCGCAGTTTTCTCGAATGGATCGACCGGCTACGAAGCGAGGGAGCCCGCGTGACGGAGACTCCTGTACCCGAGACCGACGAGGACGCTGTCCGCATCATGACGGTACACGGCTCCAAAGGGCTGGAGTTCCCAGTGGTGATTCTGACAGGTCTGAACAATCGGAGATCGAACCGGACGGGCCAGGTGCTGTTTGGACGCCAGGACGGACATAGTGGACGTAACTCGGTCGAGGTAAAGGTCGGAAGCGGCGTCCGTACGTTCCAGACAGCAGGCTACGAGGACTTACAGACAGACGAGAAGGCGATGCTCGAGGACGAGCATGTCAGGCTACTGTACGTCGCCACAACACGTGCCATGGACCACCTCGTGCTCAGCATGTACAGGCGTCTGGGAGCCGAGACAGACGCCTCCTATATCGCCGACCACTTCGAGGAGCATGAAGATATGTGGCGCCGGTTGCCAGATACGACTGGCCAGCAGCTACTCCCGCCATCGTCAGCGACAGATGTGCAGAGTGGTGATGCTCTGGATGCAGTCCAGCACTCCCGCGAGGCCAGATCACAATGGATCAAGGCGCGAGACGAAGTGATCGGGCAACAGGGGCGTCCAACCACGGTGGCGGCGACCAGGCTGGCGGAGGTCGCCAACGAGGAGACCAAGGACGAGCAGGAGAACGAAGAGCCTTGGAGGCGCGGACGCGCTGGAACACAGATAGGACGCGCCGTCCACGCCGTACTCCAGACCATAGACCTCGCAACCGGCAACGGAATCGATGAGACCGCCCGGGCCCAGGCGTATGCTGAAGGCATCCCGGGGCGGGTCGAAGACATCATCAGGCTATCGAGAGTCGCGGTGCGGAGCAGCGTGGTGAAGCGTGCAGTGGAGTCTGGACGGTACTGGCGGGAGGTGCCTGTCGGAGTACCGATCGCCGGTGGATCGCTACAGGGGTTCATCGACTTGCTGTTCGAAGACCCAGACGGACTCGTCATCGTGGACTACAAGACGGACTCGGTGACCGCCGAAGGAGCGGCAGCCGCAGCCGCTCGTTATCGGCCACAGGCGGCGGGATATGCTCTAGCCATCCAGCGCGCCATGCCGCAGAGAAAAGTGGCGGAGGTCGTGTTCCTATTCCTGGAACCGCATAGCGAAGAGTCGATGTCGGACATCGAGGAGCTAACGGCAGAGGGAGAGGCGCTGGCTACAGACTACCTCACTTCAAGCTGAAGCTCGCAGGGGCCTCCTCGACAACTCCGTCGTTCTTGAGCTTTGCCAGATGCGTTGTGACGTTGCGCTGTGCGGAACGCTTGAGGCCGGGTTTTAGATCGCGGGGGTAGATCGAGTCTGTGATCGACTCGGCGGTTGTGTGACCTTCATTCAGTGCTTCAAGCACCTGTGTCTCTCGCCGAGCCCTGTGATCGTACTGCCAGCGGATTAGTCCACTGCCCTTGGGTGGCGGTACAACCGGGCCGTGCGCGGGACACACGGTCTCGTGTTCGATCTCGATCAGCCTCTGGAGAGACTCCATGTACGACGAGAGATCGCCGACTGACGTGGACGATGCGCC
Encoded here:
- a CDS encoding UvrD-helicase domain-containing protein, with the translated sequence MMTAFTPIDQAARDKIRLTLGETMFVEAGAGTGKTTSMVSRVVNLIGSGKATVDRVAAITFTNSAASELQERIREELEKAASDDEVDQAWRDRCAVGVEDIDRATFTTLHSFAGAILRERPLEAGLPPSFETMDQVASDLDFDEKWNEWLDWALDDSDNVPTLPVALSLGLRPDQLREIALEFHKNYDLLEGVVFDDTAVHPHPSPLPRIKSGAGSEGEEAAKFHSAQKLVDAGPELERLCGFSKLRDDDRLFQHVQSKLSSIRRLNEMEPGSPAALGMLSRLMPLRMNRGRQGDWNTDPTSGVNACKQMKDYLQELHDAAAMELDQARGTSLPLILSALRDFVVGYEQERKREGRAGYHDLLVWARNLLRDNIRVRDHFRQQYTHLLLDEAQDTDPIQMQIAMFIAEDVPDGTPPESRPTDWRNVKPADGRLFVVGDPKQSIYRFRRADVRQLNTLRSRMNQTPVNLDQNFRSHRPIIDWVNHLFSNWMEASESQAEYVSLRHRWENETGDEGAPSVWELGDAFDALMGKVRALECQGIASALKQITGSGWQIRSGESNGAPEYRAARYSDICILMPTRTGLRDLEVALDDAGVPYRLEGSSLIFDTQEVRDLLNCLRAIDDPEDEVAIVAALRSPAFACTDVDLLRYYESGGRFDYLARSSNRRGPVAEGLEALGSYHERRMWSSVAALIDGFVRERPLMTAAVDHPRRREQWRRYRFIVAQARAFTEAGGGSLRSFLEWIDRLRSEGARVTETPVPETDEDAVRIMTVHGSKGLEFPVVILTGLNNRRSNRTGQVLFGRQDGHSGRNSVEVKVGSGVRTFQTAGYEDLQTDEKAMLEDEHVRLLYVATTRAMDHLVLSMYRRLGAETDASYIADHFEEHEDMWRRLPDTTGQQLLPPSSATDVQSGDALDAVQHSREARSQWIKARDEVIGQQGRPTTVAATRLAEVANEETKDEQENEEPWRRGRAGTQIGRAVHAVLQTIDLATGNGIDETARAQAYAEGIPGRVEDIIRLSRVAVRSSVVKRAVESGRYWREVPVGVPIAGGSLQGFIDLLFEDPDGLVIVDYKTDSVTAEGAAAAAARYRPQAAGYALAIQRAMPQRKVAEVVFLFLEPHSEESMSDIEELTAEGEALATDYLTSS
- a CDS encoding CBS domain-containing protein, with product MDGSDLAGIVSLNFLRYLPRSQWASTSLVEFMRQSTLTADPDELVEDTLQRMQESSVSVLPVIDPDTGEFQGSITSYEILEMILLTAGGRDI
- a CDS encoding cation:proton antiporter; this encodes MEVFDALFSVGLLLVVAKLLEGLFKRIGISSIFAYAIAGVLLGPVTGLVEPNRDIQLLLNIGIFVFFFLVGLDELDISGFLSAIRGRLFVAAVLSVAISVVVTTDVLFDVGLDLAFTDAMAVAGVLSLSSLGIVAKVLIDEERLKDPVGIQIFTGVVIAELLVLFIVGFAISEHAFLEEEGQLSVVTSVLLLVGELAAFTIVMWLVCNKVVPRVLVLLHRVLQVQQLSYGLLLGGLFLVIVIAEEVGLHGSIGALLFGAALSPLPYQLRHDSMPGMRSTAEGLFVPLFFASAGLNLSLDFLELNPGFIAALIFVPLAAKFAGAFISAYVTRLDSPFAVASGLMAKGVAEIALLLVMLHAHVINEALFSLLVVIMFGYILLTPIGISYAVRRVKHPDDAAEDSDIPHMMDRFVLDGIHVKDVIDDTRIYPDQSISVRSFVEQLDYLRTA
- a CDS encoding PD-(D/E)XK nuclease family protein — its product is MQSSQSLIVGQLSPERLRDVVDDLKRDDPLAPVTVVGPSNYANLSLRHDFARVGFVNVRFMVFSRLAEFLGAPRMASEGRAPLTRVIENAAVRSAASEAVGPLGDLREHSSTLRSLKQAFRGLRYVSSTALDALAGAGVLQAETVRLYRQFRLDTAEFYDDEDLARAAAVSVDDQPTAGFEDIGAIVFYLPRDLTPGQVALIDALARRQRCVVMLGLTDDPAANEPLDGLAKRLSPFLRASQIDVVNPLPEGADRSVYLADRHSREGGNPGAGAVLRQAQDERIDGLPAPVSPEGEKADTHLLVASDPHQEIRWIIRQIVSRAHDGMPFGRMAVLYRKSDYGKIIAEEMDLAGIPIAGPDRTTLAETAVGRTLVGLMELADSDLRRGQVASWLTGCPVRSPSREIRLNPSRWDKLSKEVGIVRGIEQWRDRLDKYAAGLEESISDPEKAEEMSEGRLRSMSSQAKSARDMLAFIGHLHDDIQPPNEGASWADFSAWARRLVDDYVSRGTGTPEHELDALERVQDILSELTAAGAVAPDPTLQVFREDLYEALQASAGRLGEMGRGVFVARFRDAAGMRFDAVYMVGMIEGAVPPALGDDPLVPESARHRAGGSSAGFDMPQDARARERLDYLYALDSAPDRTLSVSLADLSAGREQHASRWLLEQAAKLSGARVTASELQRMGGSDWLTVVPSAESGLLDGAAIDASDLLDYDLRHLVRWERAGQRVSQHPFATGTILSRTLELGRARNSRDFTQWDGNGSSVARESSYASYTLNRALSPTRLERWAACPFSYFLGNVLRIGSIETPEDVFSISALERGSLIHNILDEFMRRVAESGTMPQPHEAWSADHRAVLMKVAHERFSKAEADGVTGRPVMWELERAQVLADLDTFLERDDAHRARFEVTPKEFEVKFGLPEGHWQEAVWSLDDGERVRFRGIIDRVDVSSDGRTALVIDYKTGSSWQYNGLENDPTDKGKKLQLGVYALAAQRGLANVDNVSSAYWFVTTRGSFALAPKEPVDGSSDEVRNRLGEVVTSIVSGIRSGVFPANPGERTRFGFNNCAFCDFDSLCPSRRDRTWESKRDDPLLSGYRDLVGE
- a CDS encoding ABC-F family ATP-binding cassette domain-containing protein; this translates as MLQVVNISKSYGSEVILEDVSFVVNPGERLGLIGPNGSGKSTLLRIVAGEEQADTGRVILGSATSAAWLPQGFEVDSAQTLGEAVRRGLEDHTRAHQELLRIEESMSRATGTELDGLLEEYGTASDEFAVLGGYDVEQRIAVVLQGLDLGGVPSVTPLSILSGGQRTRAGLASIIVSAPDVLLLDEPTNHLDIEALEWLEEYLSGYEGAAVIVSHDRTFLDGAVTGILELDSQHPGLAAYPGNYSDYRSAKESEVEKQTAAWKDQEAERRRIEKDIAQTKQTALRTETSTTHDFYRRRAKKVARKAKLRERRLEKTLSSPDRVERPKAAWTMKLDFGRTPRGGTRVLVLDDVGHGFDGRWLFRDVNLLLEHGERVALLGPNGCGKSTLLKFVAGLGAPKLGSVRIGENITPGYMPQDQAGLDWNMSALEMIRQATDVTETEARTLLHLYLFEGDEPLLPASSLSYGQRSRLLLATLVLEGVNFLLLDEPMNHLDIPSRERFEEALDAFPGTVLMAVHDRTFIDRYATAIWNVEDGTIRRYTDRHSATRGPAVVTGSSQSLGLF